One Myxococcales bacterium genomic region harbors:
- a CDS encoding helix-turn-helix transcriptional regulator — protein MIHASTQPLSATSHVRTWRCTSPVRGAATAHRGLELAWLDAGAARYGGPGGEVVASPGAFVVVPPGVEHVTALDEGLRGTVVELDASTVREVASATSMASRRFDRVVVVPDDGGIVALGGLLAREASSGARDRELVVDALVEALVVKLLRLDVWEARPVRARDPRLLAAIDYAHAHACDPSLDVARLAAAAGMSRYHFSRAFRGALGVAPHAFVLDLRARHAASLLRRGRRSVTEAAFASGFGDLGRFRAAFRRTFGVGPSEYVAATRVG, from the coding sequence ATGATCCACGCCTCTACCCAGCCGCTCTCGGCGACGTCCCACGTCCGGACCTGGCGTTGCACGAGCCCTGTCCGTGGCGCGGCCACCGCGCATCGAGGCCTCGAGCTCGCGTGGCTCGATGCAGGGGCGGCGCGCTACGGCGGTCCCGGTGGTGAGGTCGTGGCGAGCCCCGGCGCTTTCGTCGTCGTCCCTCCTGGCGTGGAGCACGTGACCGCGCTCGATGAGGGCCTCCGCGGGACGGTCGTCGAGCTCGACGCCTCGACCGTGCGCGAGGTCGCGTCCGCAACTTCGATGGCCTCTCGTCGCTTCGACCGTGTCGTCGTGGTCCCGGACGACGGAGGCATCGTCGCGCTCGGTGGGCTGCTCGCGCGCGAGGCGAGCTCGGGGGCCCGAGATCGGGAGCTCGTCGTCGACGCGCTGGTCGAGGCTCTCGTCGTGAAGCTCCTCCGCCTCGATGTCTGGGAGGCTCGGCCCGTTCGCGCGCGGGATCCGCGCCTGCTCGCGGCCATCGACTACGCCCACGCTCACGCGTGCGACCCCTCGCTCGACGTCGCGCGGCTCGCGGCGGCCGCGGGCATGAGCCGGTACCACTTCAGCCGCGCATTTCGAGGTGCGCTCGGCGTCGCGCCGCACGCGTTCGTCCTCGACCTCCGCGCGCGGCACGCGGCGTCCCTCCTGCGGCGTGGTCGTCGGAGCGTCACGGAGGCCGCGTTCGCGTCGGGCTTCGGAGATCTCGGGCGGTTCCGCGCGGCCTTCCGTCGGACCTTCGGGGTGGGGCCGTCCGAGTATGTCGCGGCGACTCGGGTGGGGTGA